GGCCGCGAGGTCGGCGGCGAGCGCGTCGAACCGCTCGAACGACAGCGGCGGCGGGTGGGCCCGCCGCGCGCGTATCTCGTCGGGGAGGTCCGCGTGGTAGCGCACGAGCGTCTCGACGTCGTAGGGGTAGGCCGCCGGGTCGACGCCGACGAAGCCGCTTCGCTCCCGCGCGCGGTCGAGCGCCGCCCGCCACCGCGAGGCGGGGGCGAAGCCCGCCGACTCGACGCCGTGGGAGAACAGCGTCGCCCGGACGTCGTCGTACGGCCGCGTCCCGTCGAGGTACGATTCGAGGCGCCGCACGTCGGGCCGGGTGTTGAACGCCGCCCAGTACGGCACGGAGCCGGTTCGCAGCGTCCACCACGGCTCGACGAGCGCGAACGACTGGACGAGCAGCCGCCCCGACGGCCGCCCCCGCTCCGCGTACCGGCGCCGGTAGCAGTCGGCGACGAACGCGCTCAGTTCCCGGGGGTCGTCGAACGAGAGCCGGCGAACCTCGTAGCCGCGCTCGTCGGCGAGGCGCTCGACGTCCTCGCGGAGCGCGGGGTCGAAGCCCCACTCGGCCTCCGGGACCGTCCCGTCGGGGTCGGGGGTATCCCACGTCCGCCGGTCGGCGCCCCGAGCGGCGAGGAATCGAGCGATCCGCTCGCTGCCGTCGTAGTACTCCCGCGGGGCGAGGCCGCCGAGGCCGCCGACCTGGTAGGTGTGGCGGTCGCCGAGGTCGACCGCCGGCCACTCGTAGCCGCACTCGACGGTGACGACCGTCCCGCCCGGTTCGAGGACGGTCCCGAGGAACTCCTCGTAGGCCTCGCCGAGGCGACGGCTCTTCGTCCGGAAGTACGCGAGCCGCCGGACCATCAGCCGGTCCTGGTTCGGGTCGTGCATCTGGTGGAGGGCGACGTCGGGGTTGGCCGCGAGGAACGGCCCGGCGTGTCGGGCGCCCCACGCGGCGTCCTCGCGGATCGCGTCGGGGTGTAGCGACCGCCTGACGGGAACGAGGAACGTCTGGGGGAGCCACGGAATCCCGAGCAGGGCGGCGAGGAACACCGCGGCGCCGTTGCTCGACCCGATCAGCACCGCCGGGTACCCTCTGGCGGGGTACCGCTCGGTGACCCAGCGGCGGAAGGCCTCGACGTCGACGTCCCCCAGCCGTCCCGGCGGCGTCCCCTCGTTCGCTCCGCCCCACGTGTACGCCGAGGTCCGCACCCGGCGGGGGAGGCGGTTGAGAAGGGGCGTCGCCGCCGTCAGCTTCGGGTGGACCAGCCCGAGCGCGGGGAACTCCTCGCCGCGGAGGTAGCTGGCGGTCGCGCGGACGAAGACGGTCGTCGAGTCGAAGTTGGCGAGGCCGTGGGGGGTCGACCGGTCGGCGGCGAGCAGCCGCGAGAGCCTCATCGGTTCGACGGACCGGCGGTCGATGTCGGTGGCGCTGTCGGTCGCACGGAGCCGTCGCCTACCACGGCCGGACGGTTAATACCCGCCGGCTCAGGTGACGGGCCAAGCTTCAACCGTGCCCGCGGCGTACGTCGGCCGCCACGGAACGCGGTTCGTGGACGTGATACCATGGGATCCGAGACAACGGGAGGAGACGCACTGGATCGGCGGCTGGCCGACGGCGTGCCGGTCGCCGACGGCTCCGGCGAGACCGGACGGGACGAGACGGACGCGGAGTCGGACGACGAGGACGAAGACGAGGACGAGTGGGACCGGCAGGACGAGACCGACGCCGAGCCGCCGCGGGAAGGCGAGGACGAGGACGACGCGGACTCGTAACCGTCGAATGCGCGACCCGCTGGGCCTGCTCAGACGCGGTCTCCGACGCCCGCTGAAGATCCCGCGGTACGTCTTCGGACTTCTGGTCCCCTCCTCGCGGTGGGGGCCGACGTGGCGCAAGCGCGGCGGGGTCGTCCGCTTCGAACCCGGCGGCTACGCCGCGAGTCCGCGCGACCGGCCCGAGTTCGCCGCGAACCTCTACTACGAGGCCTCCGGGCTGTGGGCGGCGCTTGCGGCCCACCTCGACGAGCGGCCGGCGCGCTCGCTCGAAGTCGGCTGCGGCTACGGGCGGCTCTCGCCGTGGATCGCGGCGTGGTCCGACGAGTTCCTCGGCGTCGACCCCGACGAGGGGGCGCTCGACCGGGCGGCGACGCTGTACCCCGGCCTCGCGTTCGCCCCGGGGCGGGCGGACGCGCTGCCGGCGCCGGCGGACGCGGCCGGGCTGGTCGTCACGTGGACGGTCCTCCAGCACGTCGACGATACGGCGATTCGCGCGGCGGCGGCCGAGATCGAGCGGGTGCTCTCCCCCGGCGGGACGCTCGTCTGCTGTGAGCGAACCGGGCCGCCGGGCGACGGCCACCTCCACCCGCGGTCGGTCGGCGCGTACGACCGGCTGTTCGCCGGCCTCGACCTCGTCGACGTCCGCCAGCGGCCCGCCGAGCCGACGTGGGGCGAGTCGATGCCGTCGGCCCGGCCGCCCGAGCGCCTGCTGGTCTTCCGGGGGTGACGGCGGGGCGTCCCGATACCCAACTGGTTAGGCGCAGCCTTCCTGTCCGCACGTGCGCTACGGTAGCGTACCGTCCGGAGACGGACGGCGGCCCCGGGGGCGCACGTGGGAAAACGACGGGGCCGATTTTCGATTCCCTCCCTCCCTCCCGAGGAGACCCCGTGTGCCGGCGGACGGGGGCTGCCACGGACCCCGTTCCGTCACCCCTGCCGAACCCTCCGTCCACCTCGCCCGCGATCACCGCCGGTCGGCGCGTCCGGCCGGGCGGGCGGGGTCGATCACCGTCGCCGGGTGCGCCGGCTCGCGTGCCAGCAGGTCGTCGAGCTGGTCGCCACAGGAGGCGCCGCTGGCGACGACCCGCCGGTCGCGGGTCCCGTCGCTCGTGAACTGCGCCCGGAGACGGTCGCCGACGTCCAGACTCAGGTCGTAGTACTCCGCCTTGTAGCCGAAGCTCCCGGCCATCCCGCAGCACTCGACGTCGCTCTCGACCACGTCGTAGCCCAGCCGTTCGAGGACGGCCGTCGTGTAGGCATCGAGGCCGAGCGTCCGCGCCTGACAGTGGGCGTGGTAGGCGACGGCCTCGTCGCCGGCACGCAGGCCGTCGGGGTCCGCGTCCGCTTCCAGCAGGCCGTAGACGTACTCGAACAGTTCGTAGCTGGCGTCGGCGAGGCGCTCGAACGCGGGGTCGGGGAGGAACCGCTCGTAGTCGCGCCGGAACATCGCGAGGTCGGAGGGTTCGATCACGACCACGTCCCGGCCCGCGTCGAGGTGGTCGGCGAGCGCGGCGTACACCTCGTCCGCTTTCGCGTCGGCAGTCGCGATCATCCCCTGCGAGAGCGGCGCGCGGCCGCTCTCGGGGACCGCCGGCATCCGGACGCGGACGCCGAGGGCTTCGAGGACGCGGACGGCGGCCTGCCCGCGCTCGACGGCGACGTAGTTCGTGTAGACGTCGGGGTAGAGGACGACCTCGCGGTCGGCGTCGGAGACCCGGGAGCCGCGGTCGGCGTACCAGTCCCGCAGCGTCTCCCGCCTGAACTCGGGTAGCCGCCGGCGGGCGTCGATCCCGGCGACGCGTTCGAGGAGCGCGCGGGCCGGTCCCCAGCCGGCCAGCCGGTTCGAGAGCGGGGCCGTGGCGCTCGCCAGTTTGGCGAGGGTCTCGTAGTTGCCGAACAGCCGCTTTTGCAGGTCGAGACCCGCGGGCTCCTCGTCGGGGACCAGTTCGTCGTAGACGAACGCGAACCGCCCGGGGTCGTCGCCCCGGTTCAGCCGGTCGCGGACGACCGCGTTGATCCACGGGATGTCGATCTTCACGGGACACTGGTTCACGCAGCGCGTACAGCCCGTACAGAGGTCGTTGAACTCGGCCGCGGCGTCGTAGCCGTGGACGCCGGCCTCCCAGCCGGTGGCGATCCCGCCCGAGTAGGTCTCGCCGCCGAAGGCGTGGCCGCCGACCGACTGGAAGTTCGCACACGAGTTCGCACAGGCCGAACACCGGATGCAGTACAGCGTCTCCTTCAGGTGTTCGTCCTCGCGCATGGCCGTGCGGCCGTTGTCGACCAGCACGAGGTGGAACTCGCGTTCGTCGGCGGTCTCCGGCGAGAGGGGGTCGTCGTCGCCGCGGTCGAGCGACGGCGAGTCGACCGGCGGCGTCAGCACCGAGACGTACGACGTGATGTCCTGACCCGTCCCCGACTTGCCGATCAGTTCGACGAACGGCCGGAGGTCCTCGACGGCCGGCACGATCTTCTCGACGCCGGCGACGGCGACGTGGACGTCGGTCGCCGTCACCGTCTTGCGGGCGTTGCCCTCGCTCGTGACGAGCGCGATCGACCCCGAGTCGGCGGTGACGAAGTTCGCGCCGGTCATCCCGACGTCCGCCTCGCGGATGCGCTCGCCGAGGAACGCCCGGGCGAACCGCGTCAGGTCCGCGGCGGTTTCGAGGTCCTCGTCGGGGTCGAACCGCTCGTGAAACAGCTCTGCGATCCCCTCGCGGGACTTGTGGATGGCGGGGGCGACGATGTGCGAGGGGGCCTCGTCGGCGACCTGCAGGACGAACTCGCCGAGGTCGGTCTCCCAGACGTCGACGCCGTCGGCGTCGAGCGCCTCGTTGACGTCGAGTTCCTCGGTCGTCATCGACTTCGACTTCACGACCGTCTCGGCGCCCGCGTCGGCGACGACCTCCCGGACGTAGCGGTTGGCGTCCGCGGCGTCGTCCGCGAGGTAGACCGCCCCGCCGTTGTCCTCGACGGCCTCCCTCGTCGACTCGATCAACTCCGGGAGGGTCGCGATGGCGTGCTCTTTGATCTCCCGGGCGCGCGTCTTGAGCGCCTCGTACTCCTCGAGGTCGGCCACCGCGTCGTATCGCCCCCGGTTGAACGTCAGGGTGTTACGCTCGACGGCGTCGCCCTCGGTCGCCAGCAGGTGGCGGATGCGGGCGGCCTTCGCCTCGCGGGAGTCGGTGTCGGTGTCGGTGTCGGTGTCGGTGTCGGCGTCGACGTCGGCGCTCATCGGTCCTCGATCACCACCGCGCGAACCGCCTTCGGTCCGTGGGCACCCGTCACGAGCGCGCCCATGTCCGCCGTCGCGCTCGGGCCGGTCGCGAGCACCGTATCCGCGTCCCCGTCCCGGACGGCCTCGCCGAGGCGGTCGAACGCCGCCCCCATGTCCGGGAGGACGTCGCTCGCGGCGACGACCGCCACGTGGACGTCGGCGTAGAGGCTGGTCGGCTCCTCGCCGGCCGGCGAGGCCCGGATCGCGACCGAGCCGTAGTCGGCGACCGCGAAGTCGACGGCCGTGATCGCGGTCGTCGCCGCCTCCAGTTGCGCCGGCGTCGGCGCCGTCTCGACGCCCTCGGGGAGCGAGACGCCGTCGAACGGGAGGGGAACGCCGACGACGGGGGCCTCGACGCGGTCGGCGAGGACGGCCTCCGCGCCGGCGGCGTCCGTCCGCTCGACCGCCACGTCGAGTCGACGCAGGGACGCTTCGAAGGTCTCCGTGACGTCGGTCTCCATTGGTATCGCGTTATCACCTATCACAATGATCGTTTCGCCGGTCCGGCGCGCTCGCGCGATCGTTTCGAGTCGAAACGTACAAAAGAATATTATGTTCCTCCGTAGAATGTGCCACCGACTCTCATGAGTCTGGCTCGCACACACACGACATCCGACGTTCGGCATCGCAGATCACCGTCCGCGTTCGCGCGCCGCGTCGACGAGGTGAGCGCCGATGGCTAGCCCGCTCGAACTCGTCGCGGCGGCGTTCCCGCTCCTGGTCGTCGGGGCGTTGCTCGTCGGCCTCCTGTGGCCGGCGACGCGCGCGATGCCGCTCGCCTGGATCGCCGCGCTGGTCGTGGGCTATGCGGTGTGGGGGAACTCGGTGGATTACCTCGTCGGCGCCTCGCTCGTCGGCGCCATCACCGCCTTGGAGATCCTCTGGATCGTCTTCGGCGCGCTCGTGCTGCTGTACACGCTGATGCAGGCGGGCGCGTTCGACCGGATCAACCGGGGTTTCGCCGCCGTCTCCGACGATCGGCGGGTACAGGTCGTGTTGCTGGCGTTCTTCCTCGCGACGTTCATCGAGGGGGCGGCGGGCTTTGGCACGCCCGCCGCGGTCGTCGCGCCGCTGTTGCTGGCGCTTGGCTTCCCGGCGCTTGCGGCGGTGATCGCGGCGCTGATCGGCCACATCATCGCCGTCACCTACGGCGCCGTCGGGACGCCGATCATCGTCGGCATCGAGACGCCGCTGCGCGCCTACGAGGACGCCATCGTCGCCGACGGCGGGATGACCGTAGCGGAGTACGCGGCCGAGGTCGCCGCCTGGGCCGCGACCTATCACACGCTCGTCGGCTTCGCGATGCCGCTGTTCGCCGTCGGCATGGTCGTCTACTTCTTCGGGGAGGAGCGCTCGATCGAGCCCGCCCTGGAGGTGGCGCCGCTTTGCCTGTTCGCCGGGGTCGCGTTCGCGGTCCCGTACTGGGCGTCGGCGTGGTTCGTCACGCCGGAGTTCCCCAGCCTGATCGGCTCGATGGTCGGCGGCGCGGTCACGGTGGCCGCGCTGCGCGCGGGCTACTTCGTCCCCGACGACGAGTGGGAGTTCCCGCCCCGGGAGGAGTGGCCCGCCCACTGGCTCGGCACGATCGAACCGGGCAGCCCCAGCGAGATCGACGCGCCCGGCGTCGGCGGCGCTGGCGGCGACGCGCCGGCCGCTGACGGCGGCACGCCGTCGACGTCGGTCTCGGCCGCGGGCGAGATGTCGCTGCTCCGGGCGTGGTCGCCGTACGTGTTCCTCGTCCTCTTGCTCGTCGTCACCCGCGTCTCCGATACGATCAGCGAGTTCCTCACCGAGGGCGTGATCGTGCCGATCGAGACCGGCGTCGGCGAGTTCGTCGTCGGCGTCGTCCTCGCCTGGAACGGCATCCTCGGGTACGAGAACCTCGAAGCGGGCATCGGGTGGCTCAACGTGCCCGGCTTCTGGCTGATACTGAGCGCGCTCGTCGCCATCCCGCTGTTCGGGATGAGCCGCCGACAGGTGCGGGACGCGTGGTACGAAGCCGGCGAGAAGATCGTCTCGCCGTTTATCGCGCTGGTGTTCGTCATCGCGATGGTGCAGGTGATGATCAACGCCGGCTCCTACCCGGGGGCGGCGATCGAGGAGAGCATGATCGAACTCCTCGCGGTCGCGACCGCCGACGCGACCGGTGCCGCGTACCCGACGATCGCCGCGCTGATCGGCGCGCTCGGGGCCGCGATGACCGGTTCGAACACCGTCTCGAACATCACGTTCAGCGGCTTCCAGTTCACCGCGGCCCGGGAACTCGGCCTGTCGACGCAGCTCATCGTCGGCGCGCAGGCCGTCGGCGGCGCCATGGGCAACCTCGTGGCGATCCACAACGTCGTCGCCGCGCTGGCGACCGTCGGCCTCGTCGGTCAGGAGGGCCGGGTCATCCGGTTGAACCTCATCCCGCTGGCCTACTACGCCGCGTTCGTCGGCTTCTGGGTCCTGCTGTTCGTCTACGCGCTCGTGCCGGGCGCGTTCTGACCGCCTGACCGCGGCGGACGGCGGCGCGGACCGCGGCCGCGATCTGCCGTCCCATTCTTGTCGCCGCGGGCGCAATCGATATTCGACGACCGCCGACCGCCGACCGCCGACCGAAGGACACGTGATCCACATGGCTACCGACCCGACCGAACCGACCCCCGCGGCCGATCCCCGCGCCGACTACGACTACCGCAGCGACGACGTCGACCGACCCGCGCTCGTCGACGACATCGAACGCCTCGTCGACGGCGACGTCCGCGCCGACTCCTACTCCCGGCGGCTCTACGCGACCGACGCCAGCATCTACGAGGTGACGCCCATCGGCGTCGTCTTCCCGACGTCGACGGCGGACGTCGCCGCCGTCGTCGAGTACTGCGCCGAGCGCGAGATCCCCGTCCTCCCGCGGGGCGGCGGGACGAGCCTCGCCGGCCAGACGGTCAACGAGGCCGTCGTCCTCGACTTCACCCGGTACATGGACGCCGTCGTCGAGGTCGACTCCGACGCCCGCCGGGCGACCGCGCAGGCGGGCGTCTACCTCGGGACGCTGAACGAGGCGCTTTCCCCCCACGACCTCAAGTTCGCGCCCGACCCCGCGTGGGGTGACAAGAGCGCCCTCGGGGGCGCCATCGGCAACAACTCGACCGGCGCCCACTCGCTGCAGTACGGCAAGACCGACGCCTACGTCGAGGAGTGCGAGGTCGTCCTCGCCGACGGCACCGTGACGACCTTCGGCGAGGTCGCCATAGAGGACCTCCCCGACCTCGCGGCCGGCGACGACCTCGAATCGCGGATCTACGCGGAGGTCGCGCGGATCCTCGACGAGGATGGCGACCTGATCGAGGAGACCTACCCCGACCTCAAACGGAACGTCTCGGGGTACAATCTGGACTGGCTCGTCAGCGAGGCACGCGGCACCTCGGAGCGCGCGAACGGCGAAGCCGTGAGCGAGGACGCCCGCGGCGCCGAGCGGGGCGTCGGCGAACCCGACGCCGACGGCGGAACGATCAACCTCGCGAAACTGCTCTGTGGCAGCGAGGGGACGCTCGCGATCGTCACCGAGGCGACGGTTTCCCTCGAACCCGTCCCGGAGACCAAGAGTATGGCGCTGCTCGCGTACGACTCGGTGCTCGACGCGATGCGCGACGTCGCGCCCATCGTCGAACACGACCCCGCCGCCGTCGAGGTCCTCGACGACGTGCTGATCGACCTCGCCCGCGGGACCGCCGAGTTCGCCGGGGTGACCGAGATGCTGCCCGACGGCACCGGCGCCGTCCTGATCGTCGAGTTCTACGCCGACGATCCGGCCGACGGCAGGCGGAAGGTGGCGAACTTACTCGCCGACCGCTGCCCGGCCGTCGACCCCGAGGGCGAGGCCGACCCGACCGACGAGCGGACGAGCCTCGACGCCGACGTGCTCGCGTTCGACGCCCTCGAAGCCTACGACGAGGAGAACCGGGCGAAGATCTGGAAGCTTCGCAAGTCCGGGCTGCCGATCCTGCTCTCGCGGACGACCGACGAGAAGCACGTCGCGTTCGTCGAGGACACGGCCGTCCCGCCCGAGCACCTCCCGGAGTACGTCGCCGACTTCCAGGCGGTACTGGAGGACCACGACACCTACGCGAGTTTCTACGCCCACGCCGGCCCCGGCGTGCTCCACATCCGGCCGCTCGTGAACACGAAGACCGGGGAGGGCGTCGAGACGATGGCCTCGATCACCGACGCGGTGACGGACCTCGTCGTCGAGTACGGCGGCTCGGTCTCCGGCGAGCACGGCGACGGCCGAGCGCGCACGCAGTGGAACCGGAAGCTGTACGGCGAGGAACTCTGGGAGACGTTTCAGGAGCTGAAGACGGCGTTCGACCCCGACTGGCTCCTGAATCCCGGTCAGGTCGTCTTCCGCGAGGACGACCCGACGGACATGACCGAGAACCACCGGTTCGGCCCCGACTACGCGTTCGAGGCGGAGTTCGAGCCGGTCTTGCGGTGGGAGA
The Salinilacihabitans rarus DNA segment above includes these coding regions:
- a CDS encoding class I SAM-dependent methyltransferase; its protein translation is MRDPLGLLRRGLRRPLKIPRYVFGLLVPSSRWGPTWRKRGGVVRFEPGGYAASPRDRPEFAANLYYEASGLWAALAAHLDERPARSLEVGCGYGRLSPWIAAWSDEFLGVDPDEGALDRAATLYPGLAFAPGRADALPAPADAAGLVVTWTVLQHVDDTAIRAAAAEIERVLSPGGTLVCCERTGPPGDGHLHPRSVGAYDRLFAGLDLVDVRQRPAEPTWGESMPSARPPERLLVFRG
- a CDS encoding LUD domain-containing protein — translated: MSADVDADTDTDTDTDTDSREAKAARIRHLLATEGDAVERNTLTFNRGRYDAVADLEEYEALKTRAREIKEHAIATLPELIESTREAVEDNGGAVYLADDAADANRYVREVVADAGAETVVKSKSMTTEELDVNEALDADGVDVWETDLGEFVLQVADEAPSHIVAPAIHKSREGIAELFHERFDPDEDLETAADLTRFARAFLGERIREADVGMTGANFVTADSGSIALVTSEGNARKTVTATDVHVAVAGVEKIVPAVEDLRPFVELIGKSGTGQDITSYVSVLTPPVDSPSLDRGDDDPLSPETADEREFHLVLVDNGRTAMREDEHLKETLYCIRCSACANSCANFQSVGGHAFGGETYSGGIATGWEAGVHGYDAAAEFNDLCTGCTRCVNQCPVKIDIPWINAVVRDRLNRGDDPGRFAFVYDELVPDEEPAGLDLQKRLFGNYETLAKLASATAPLSNRLAGWGPARALLERVAGIDARRRLPEFRRETLRDWYADRGSRVSDADREVVLYPDVYTNYVAVERGQAAVRVLEALGVRVRMPAVPESGRAPLSQGMIATADAKADEVYAALADHLDAGRDVVVIEPSDLAMFRRDYERFLPDPAFERLADASYELFEYVYGLLEADADPDGLRAGDEAVAYHAHCQARTLGLDAYTTAVLERLGYDVVESDVECCGMAGSFGYKAEYYDLSLDVGDRLRAQFTSDGTRDRRVVASGASCGDQLDDLLAREPAHPATVIDPARPAGRADRR
- a CDS encoding LUD domain-containing protein codes for the protein METDVTETFEASLRRLDVAVERTDAAGAEAVLADRVEAPVVGVPLPFDGVSLPEGVETAPTPAQLEAATTAITAVDFAVADYGSVAIRASPAGEEPTSLYADVHVAVVAASDVLPDMGAAFDRLGEAVRDGDADTVLATGPSATADMGALVTGAHGPKAVRAVVIEDR
- a CDS encoding L-lactate permease, whose translation is MASPLELVAAAFPLLVVGALLVGLLWPATRAMPLAWIAALVVGYAVWGNSVDYLVGASLVGAITALEILWIVFGALVLLYTLMQAGAFDRINRGFAAVSDDRRVQVVLLAFFLATFIEGAAGFGTPAAVVAPLLLALGFPALAAVIAALIGHIIAVTYGAVGTPIIVGIETPLRAYEDAIVADGGMTVAEYAAEVAAWAATYHTLVGFAMPLFAVGMVVYFFGEERSIEPALEVAPLCLFAGVAFAVPYWASAWFVTPEFPSLIGSMVGGAVTVAALRAGYFVPDDEWEFPPREEWPAHWLGTIEPGSPSEIDAPGVGGAGGDAPAADGGTPSTSVSAAGEMSLLRAWSPYVFLVLLLVVTRVSDTISEFLTEGVIVPIETGVGEFVVGVVLAWNGILGYENLEAGIGWLNVPGFWLILSALVAIPLFGMSRRQVRDAWYEAGEKIVSPFIALVFVIAMVQVMINAGSYPGAAIEESMIELLAVATADATGAAYPTIAALIGALGAAMTGSNTVSNITFSGFQFTAARELGLSTQLIVGAQAVGGAMGNLVAIHNVVAALATVGLVGQEGRVIRLNLIPLAYYAAFVGFWVLLFVYALVPGAF
- a CDS encoding FAD-binding and (Fe-S)-binding domain-containing protein is translated as MATDPTEPTPAADPRADYDYRSDDVDRPALVDDIERLVDGDVRADSYSRRLYATDASIYEVTPIGVVFPTSTADVAAVVEYCAEREIPVLPRGGGTSLAGQTVNEAVVLDFTRYMDAVVEVDSDARRATAQAGVYLGTLNEALSPHDLKFAPDPAWGDKSALGGAIGNNSTGAHSLQYGKTDAYVEECEVVLADGTVTTFGEVAIEDLPDLAAGDDLESRIYAEVARILDEDGDLIEETYPDLKRNVSGYNLDWLVSEARGTSERANGEAVSEDARGAERGVGEPDADGGTINLAKLLCGSEGTLAIVTEATVSLEPVPETKSMALLAYDSVLDAMRDVAPIVEHDPAAVEVLDDVLIDLARGTAEFAGVTEMLPDGTGAVLIVEFYADDPADGRRKVANLLADRCPAVDPEGEADPTDERTSLDADVLAFDALEAYDEENRAKIWKLRKSGLPILLSRTTDEKHVAFVEDTAVPPEHLPEYVADFQAVLEDHDTYASFYAHAGPGVLHIRPLVNTKTGEGVETMASITDAVTDLVVEYGGSVSGEHGDGRARTQWNRKLYGEELWETFQELKTAFDPDWLLNPGQVVFREDDPTDMTENHRFGPDYAFEAEFEPVLRWENDDGFRGMVELCHGCGGCRGEQSTTGGVMCPTFRASREEITSTRGRANALREAMNGELEPGEAFTDEFVEEVMGLCVGCKGCAIDCPSEVDMAKLKAEVTHEHHRRNGATLRDRLFARVHDLSRLGSALAPLSNVAPKLPGVRRLLESTVGIDADRPLPTFHATTFRDWFEKRGGARVPEADAERRAVVYPDTFTNYSNPAAGKAAVRVLEAAGVHVAVPDAPGDTGRPAFSKGFLDRARETARENVDALAPYVEDGWDVVVIEPSDAVMFQSDYLDLLGEEARPLAERTDGVCEYVDVFRLDERLAFDETGERLTYHGHCHQKATAKDHHAVGVLRRAGYEVDPLDSGCCGMAGSFGYEAEHASMSDAIASVLFEQVEEGDGERVVAPGASCRTQLSTRPGGEEPPTPIELVAAALE